In the genome of Carnobacterium pleistocenium FTR1, one region contains:
- a CDS encoding SAP domain-containing protein encodes MNGVDVLVLHYLNEKDEDYELKQVFWKERYSANTGKIVRKLISEKYIQLDIDLEKSLNSLKVPEIKEILKLNELKLNGNKKELINRIIAESDSDTYQTLLKKVWLPTDKGKKVLSTTESVFYAHKKLAGYLNVIDVYNNIFANKELSSKDILVKSINDVTEFNGKTSSYGVNIGFALWELSKVCRNYGNNYEQFTYLIKSCVANFINYREEYSLEFLLNDFDYFVDQYKIPSAIINDLKLSLSSNENFPEMISSLVDSFVIDIEKIHLFTSKDVYLIILASLQKDDETFFKIYSDVFKRAGGKQKNRSRDLKQLPLDLQKEKSSNVFKNVVSIFKRFKT; translated from the coding sequence ATGAACGGAGTTGATGTTTTAGTTTTACATTATTTAAATGAAAAAGATGAAGATTATGAACTGAAACAAGTTTTTTGGAAAGAAAGATACAGTGCTAATACAGGAAAGATAGTTAGAAAATTAATTTCAGAAAAATATATTCAACTAGATATCGATTTAGAAAAATCATTAAACTCTTTAAAAGTTCCAGAAATAAAAGAAATTTTAAAGTTAAATGAATTAAAGCTAAATGGAAATAAAAAAGAACTGATTAATAGAATTATTGCAGAAAGTGATTCTGATACATATCAAACACTATTAAAAAAAGTTTGGCTTCCTACTGATAAAGGAAAAAAGGTATTGTCTACCACTGAATCCGTTTTTTATGCCCATAAAAAATTAGCAGGATATTTGAATGTTATAGATGTTTACAACAACATATTTGCTAACAAGGAATTAAGCAGCAAAGATATTTTAGTAAAATCAATAAACGATGTAACTGAATTTAACGGAAAAACATCATCTTACGGTGTTAATATAGGTTTTGCTTTGTGGGAATTATCAAAAGTATGTAGAAATTATGGAAATAACTACGAACAATTCACTTACCTGATAAAAAGTTGTGTAGCTAATTTCATAAATTATCGAGAAGAATATTCTTTAGAATTTTTGTTAAATGATTTCGATTATTTTGTTGATCAATACAAAATACCCAGCGCTATTATAAATGACTTAAAACTATCTTTATCATCTAATGAAAATTTTCCGGAAATGATTTCATCTTTAGTTGATTCCTTTGTTATTGATATAGAAAAAATTCATCTATTTACTTCCAAAGATGTTTATTTAATCATTTTAGCAAGCTTACAAAAAGATGATGAAACATTTTTTAAAATTTATTCAGATGTATTTAAAAGAGCTGGAGGAAAACAAAAAAATAGATCAAGAGATTTAAAACAACTTCCGTTAGACTTACAAAAGGAAAAAAGCAGTAATGTTTTTAAAAATGTTGTAAGTATTTTCAAAAGATTCAAAACTTAA